The Plutella xylostella chromosome Z, ilPluXylo3.1, whole genome shotgun sequence region GTGAGTTCAAATGTACAGAGAAAGGCAtttcgcttgcgagtcacttCTGACAACATAAGTAGTTATGATGAAGATGGATGTAGGCAGTGCGACGGTAATTATAAACTTACACAGTAAAACAAAAGGAGGCTCTCCGAGGGAAATATCATCAATTGTCAGCAACTGACGCAGATGGTGCCTGCTGCCTACGTCTTGTGCTCGTAGGCAGGGCATACAACATacgctattttattttgcaaaaaCGTAGTTTGCATTTTCTCgaatacaaagtggcgcctctagcggtaACTAGGTATCATTAAACTTGACAAGTCAATGTGTAAAGTACAAATTTaccatacctacttattatagtTTACTCATACTCATCAAAACTAAAACACAGGTCTTATTACTTACTGTGGTGAGTCAGAAAAGTATTGCCagggtttgaaagttttcCCATAGTCGGTGGACTTCTCGAGCGCCCAGAGGCCGGGCCGCGGCGAGTTGCCCATCCTCACGAACACGTACGCCACGTGGAACTCCTGAAAGAGACAATGTTATGTGTGAGAACGGAAGAAAACAAGGATAATTCTTAGCTTTCGCTTTACTTAGCCAAACTTTCTTTCTTGGGCAGCAAATATCCAAGGAAAAGGGGGGGGGGCAATAATATACATGTGTTTAGGTAAggtagatttttaaaatttgccTCTTTTGGAAATGGACATCTGTCGCTAGCCAAGATCTAATCTAGGTACACCATGtcaaagttttattaaatttaaagtttttcttgcattaaataaaattattacatcAATCATGTTCTGGTGGAACAGAGGCTAACTAAGCGCCggcaaatgaaaaataaaccaTTATAACTATTTATGTGATTTGTTATAAAAGTGTTAAAAGACCCAGGAAAATTTGTTTGTCATGCGAATTCCAGTGTCTCACTACTAATCACTTTCTCTGTATCACCAatggttaactggtagagaatgttactagtaggtattatgttcgtcttatgtttttatgtgccataaagaatttaaaataataataataactagtactcCTAACAGGTACCTAGAATCTAGAAGTGCCAAGATAACGCTTTAAAACGTATGAACTGTTTCATAGTTAGTTTTCTGTATCGTTTATGTCTTGCATTAATTTTAACCTATTAGttatacaaaacatttttttttctttatatttttattacctacttacttacttatccttgtaatttttttttttaatgaattgcCTATACCTACGCTAAGTAGGTAAAGGATTTTGGGTGGTAATTTTTCGTAGGATTAAAGTTTTTCTATAGAACAATAACATTCCTTATCATTTCATGCTCAAATATAAGAAGAGGTAATTTATAGTAAGTATTATCTCTAACTTGCCTGCCAAGTGTGGAGAAAATGACAATTATGTTAGTTTGcgtttttcattaatttatactttgttatgttttattttaaaacaaaagattTCATGCTGCGAAAGTTATGAATTTTATTCGAACACCCGCTATATAATCCAGGTTATTCCTATGTTTAACGTAAGTAGTTAGTAACTAATATTAAATCGGTGGTCTATCCAGCTAATATTACTATTATCTGCGTACCTAACATTAGCCGTaactaaacataatattaattatacaaataaatgataCGGAAAGCTTTGAGCGCGAGGTCTTATTTAGAGCTTTTTATTGATCTttgttaggtatattttatgaaagttaTGAATacttatgaaatattattattttgtgcaaaaaataaagaaaggCCATTACggcaaaacataaatattattataggtagtcCGGGAAAAATTTTTTCAGCGAGCTTTCGGAGGGCGAGCGGCAGGGGTTGTGATTTCAGGCTGAAATACTGTAGATGGCGTTATGGAAGCGAATTCTACaacgcggtatggttgtgtttttcGAATAGCCTTTATAGCTCTCCCATCGATAGCAACAGGTATGCTCAAAAACTAATCTTAGACATAAGAGATTAGATTTTTTGAAGCCGTGTCTCAACTTCTATGAAGTTGCAGATAGGCCAATTAGACTACTAATCTAACCTTTACGTAAATTAAATcctaaatagttataaaatagtGCCCTCATTGGATTTCGATAGAAGCTGAGAGCTGTCCGcaattaaaaacatactttataaatgtttttgtttcgttttgatatttttacttaaataaatattagccGTTAGGCATGAAAATTGTACTTCTTAGTATAAATCTGTATACTCCCTGTGTCTTCAGCAAATTTACAAAATCGCTAGTAAAACAAATCTCTAGCTTGGCTTTTATTAgatttaggtacctagtaaTAGTTACAATTACAGGCATCGCACAGTATATAATGTAAACGTTACAGGAGCCATAAATTCGtaatgaatttttattttatcgttttgCCGCACAGCTATCAAACGCCCACGGTTTCCTGTGTGTTTTATCTCCGTGGTTTGTAGGTACGTATGCAATATTTACTGAATCATTAtacaacatacctacttagtaggTGTACCTATTATAGTCCCACTACTGGACACCCATGCTTATTCCACACGTCTCTGTTATCGATTACCTGAatgatgaattatttttttctaaaatgcACATACTTCAGCAAGTACTAAGGGATCGCCTTGAATCAccttaagtttttttgtaaaaaaatataattattatgtaagtagttatTTTGAGTTAATCCTCCTTACTCCTTCGTCGATCTTGTAtataaagtaggtagttatttttaaataacaatgcatacctaatataatacTTAGTTTTGAGTTACATTGCATTCGCTGAGCAGATGCCTTACTATAGTAGTAATATCCATGCGTCATGCATGACGCTAGGTTCGTATTAAATTTCGCTGGGCTGTCGAAAATGTATGCGTAGCGCTAACATAAAatagtttagttttaattttaatagacCGAGACCTTTGGCAGTCAcagtttatatattattatggttttTATAATGCAGTTGCTATCATTAtagtagataggtaggtatgtacaaaaaaaaacacgcactcacgccttgtactaatgtaagtactcccttgcggggtaggcagaggtgcattgctgcacccacttttcgccagagtgttaggtggcgggcctattgccattttacgggcacatccaagacccgataacaaatatctgtgtttaaacaaatatctgccccagccgggaatcgaacccgggaccatcggctcagtcgtcagggtcactaaccactacgccattcggtcgtcttcgTATGTCTATCAGGTATGtatctaggtatattattaactTTGCATATCTAGATAGATACCCTGTGTAACGATATTACGATAAACATGAAACGGCAAGCAGTGGGTTCAGGCTGTTTTCCGCTGTAACACATGAACTGAAAATTATTTCGGTACTTTACGATATCCCGCAGTACAATCAAGTACAAGTGTGCCTTGCAGTAAAGTGTAATCTTTTATCTCAGTCAATATTTATACCAGATTTTATTCAActttactaaattgacagaattctgttctgaacggttcatcaacagtcgattggtgacgtatcgttctattagcgggacaatcgactgtggatgaaccgttcaaaatctgtcaatttagtatctgagattaaaaaacagactataCTTAGATAAACATTCACGGTTTCTGCTCACAGCACAGGTCACAattaaaagattttttatattcgttATACAGTTATTTGGTAACATGAGCTGGTGAGTTTTGGTCCTGACTGTCCTGCCGCGGTCAATGCTCTTTTACTAGGATAATGCAACTATTTCGGGCTTTCTCCACGCGGGGACCCGAATAGAAGGAAATAAAAACacgtaactacctacctacttataggcTGGTGCTTCGGCCATGTTTGATTCGATGTTTGTTTGTGAAATGGATTTATTTGAGGTTGGCATAAAACTCGTAAATTTAGGCTTCCACTGAAATATCAGCGCAGTGTCCTTTGAGCTAGCCAAAGGCAAAGCTTATTTTGTTGGTTTGTGAGCTGATCAATCATCTACAGGGTGTAACGAAAGTGGTagagtaagccgaaaggaaacagaagttgttcagaatgactccACCTTTTTGAATTCTTATAATATTCTATATGAGATAAACTCCCTCTGTCTAAGATACACTTACGAGCAACGAAAAAGTTccagaactttttcattgcacatGATGAGTGACCGTGTAATCAGCACCGAATGGCTCAATAAGTCCACCATAGAGCTGTTACGACCTGCAAGATCTCGGACAAGTGGCAATAATGATAGCCGACCAATGATAGTGTACGTGTAGATGGCACAAAAATAACGTTATTTGAGGTGCCTCTAAGTCTGAATctatagaaaattttgaaaaaagaaaaagatagTAGTAGTATGATCCTTGTCATTccttgtgtcaataacataataaaaaatcatggagattggataatatttagaagtagtaaaacgtttttttctttttgtatcgACGAGTAAgtgctatactctcctcttaagaGGAAGAATGATGAgtgcaatgatttcaaaaggaaggatacgcccgtcagaacgtaTTTTCCAAAGAAAATTACACTCGCGCGCTGGTcttaattcatacaaattatggcagatttatgagattttagggccaacgcgagggtgtcattttctagagcggttgggcctgtGCTACCtgccttacgctagtaatatataatagTTAAGTCAATGGATGAGTGTAATATGTCAGCTCATACCTGTCCCAAGTCGATGGTGACGTTGACCTCGTTGTACTTCATCCCGCGCGACAGGGGGGGGCTCTGCCACCAGGTTTCCATGTCGTCCACGGCATATTCGGGGGGGTGTTTCTGGGAGTCCACCTCGGCGTCGCAGTAGTCACAGATCTGGGGGGGAGGTGGTCAGGTAAATACTAGGTTGGTTGGTAGGTAATATGTGTGCTTTTTAGTGTTCAGTTTAGATTCAATAATTCTAAAGCTgcatatataatatatgtaagtaaGGTAAATTATAGGAACTAGTTCATAGGGTGTTGTGAACTTGTGAATAGTTGTGATGAATATTTGTTGTGTCCATccttctgtctgtctgtaaaGCAAGACGTGGAGATTTCgaatttttaaaccattaatgtacctaagtatacttATTCAAAACTACGGTTCATTGAAGCTGTGAAAATATCTCTACCttctacttatttttaatttatgttgcATAAAACGTAAATTATGACAAGTCATCTATGAATCGATATTTAAACGGTGTTTCCCGTTAATCTAGATCTATGAAATTTGGCCAGTAAgtactacctacctagtaaaGTTTAAGTTATCTCATTTCGTTCATTCATTTTCTGCAAACATAAATCAACGTCGAGCTTTACAAcccaacataatattatctgtcTTTGAAGagagaataaataaaaaaagatattATCTGCAGTCCATTGTCGGGATTTGggaaaaaacaaaagcattCGGGATGAGCCCCAGCATCTGGCGGGCACATGCGCGGGCGCCGCAAAAAGAACACGAGGGGAGCCGAACTTTGCCGAAATTCGGCGAAGACACACGAAGTGTTGAGCTTTAGCTTACGAGAAACGAAGTTTCTGAGTGCTGAGCTACGCCAATCaggactctatctcgttgcattaaagaTACCGATTTAGTGAGaggattttttttgtaaatctgGAGTAGCTGACCTGTAATTATGGACATCCATGATTCAATCCAGAAATTCGGAGGGACTACAAATGGTAACCACATAGTTTTATTGAACCTGTTATAAAacggattttttttttgttaaatatatttatacttatattatgatCACACGTGATGCTGTGTGGAAAATTGTGAAAACTTTAGCccataattacttaaatatttattaagcaTTAAGTAACAAGAAGGTAGGTTTAAACATctactaataataatcaaaaaaattatgattCAAAAGATAAATTGGTAggtataaagtacctattccaAGTAATTTTATGCACCCAAAGATTACAAGTAGTTCTGGGAATTAGCACTGGTATACTTAAAGCTTCTGTCGTGTGGTGCCTCATGCCATAATTTAACAAAGAGGCCCagttgtaaaatatttacttagtcatttttatattactgttataaataaattattatattttctcaTTCATGCCGGCATAGATAAGAAGTTCATAGGTCATAGTTATCACTATCACACATTTTTGTAGGgctaataatttaagtaactaggtaggtacttcaacGGTTACGAAACATAGAtaaactatacctacctacctacgttaAACTTTTGTACCTACCTTAGTATTTTGTAAGCACACACACgcaacacacgcactcacgccttgtactaatgtactcccttgcggggtaggcagaggtgcattgctgcacccacttttcgccagagtgttatgttagtcccaatgtaatagggggcgggcctattgccattttacgggcacatccaagacccgagaacaaatatctctgttaaaacaaatatctgccccagccgggaatcgaacccgggaccatcggctcagtagtcagggtcactaaccactacgccattcggtcgtctttttgtttttgtaagatAACTAGTTAACCTAAGTCTACTTTTATATGCTGATAGATAACTTAGGCTAAGTTTTTAATTGGGATGGGATAACTGAAACATCTAGGAATTACTCTTACTCCAGAGATACatcatacatattttaggTAACAGAGATATTGCAGGGTAATTCAATCCTTTATTAAATACATGATCATGTTTATCGCATTCCTCGCCGTTGTTAGGAAtgctatataatattataaaactcTTTTTATTCTATAATTGATGCaactttcattaaataaatgtattacaGGACATTTGGGCATCTACGAGGGTTCCTCTTGAGATAAACTTGACCCCCagaacataaattattaacagtAACCGTAAGCAGAGATTACTGACTAGTTACTACGTAATCGAAAGCTAGATTCAAAATTCTAAGCTTAAAACAGCGGTTACATCACTTACATCATGAATTCATCATCTCTAATCTAGCAGTGTTATAAAGTAGTTAAAACCGACAGTAGCCACAGAGTAGTTGCGAGATAAAACGTTATCGGCGTCCTGTTTCCACCATCCCGGCTGATAAGCGGGTTCGATGCTCGCCAGGGACCAGCCGAAATGTGCGCTACTCATTCATATTAATTAAGAAGggtactaggtacttaattaattattgtgaaAAGGAAATACATGTTGTACTTAGTCGTACTTATGCCCTATAAGAAAACGTGATAAGTACCTGATAATATCCAATTTCATTGATTAAGTTTACCGGCAGAATTTTTCAATCTTTGATTTAATTTCACGTGCCAAACTACTATCTACGGCTACGTAGGAGCCCGCTATACTAAACTGAAGAAAAGTTTGAAAAACTAACAgcatatttacctacatacaattATAGTTTAAGGGAGACACAAGATAACAGGAACACTTTCATTGTAATTTAATGGATACAAGTTTACTAACACTAGCTTTTGTTATCCTAGCTTGAAAAACTAGGCTCATGTAGCCCGAGCATAAGTCAAACACGATTCACCCTGAACATCCATCCTCCAATCAGCACATCACTCGAAACCCCAAAATccaatcaaaacaaaacataccTGTCCCTGAATGACGTTGATTGGTTCATCGTGGTCCGCGTTAGCGCCGACCAGCTTGCAGTAGAGTTCCCGGCCCTCGTCTCCGCAGGTGGCTGTGGCGGTGATCCTCTTGCCGAGAGCCAGGTTGAAGTACGGGGGGGTGAGGATCTCCGCGGCGGCGAGGGGTATGAGGAGGACGAGCGCGGTCCACGCGGCCTCCATGGTGTTGGCGCGTCCGCGGTCTCCCGCCGAATGACGCGCGCGCCGGCTCCAGACCGACACGCTATCGTCATTTAATTTTGGCGGACTGGATCGTTCGTGATTGATAGGTTGCTGTTTTGGCGTGTTGTTTGGGGATGGTTTCGCGGGTCAGCCGCTGCCGCTGTAGGCGGTTTGATGATACTCATTATTTCCGTTTTtagaattattttatattttatcaaatctAAGTCCTGAAACTATGTTACCTAGGTAAGGTgggtattatacctacctacttagttgCATAAATTACCTAAAAGATTTTTAGTTTCGCTGTAACTGCAGataggttaaaaaaaaaaaaaaaatttaaacctACAGGTCTTCAGGGACTACAATAGTGAATATAGCAGGGACCAGCAGGGACGTAGGTATTCATTAAACGAATTAAACTTTCGATTCTTTATTATAAGGATTATGTGCGAAATTGTAGAGTTAGACCCATCGAACTAATAAGTAGTAACATTAGTTCAATGGTTAGACCCAAATTTCCACCAGCAATTAAGATTTTGAGGATTTCCATGATATAAGTCATGGATCACGACACAAAATATTGACTTTAAGTCAAAATATGCATTTTAgtctaggtaagtacctacttattaattcattttaatttttaattagctTTTTTTCTCATAGTGTGtactgtacttacttatcttcTTCTTAGAGTGTaggattcatcatcatcatttcaAGCTCACATGGCACAGATTCGTCTGTTTTAACTTGCAGTAGCGATTCTAATTGATTAATCAACACTTTTTATTAcgtacttatatttttcttcttataTTTATAGAATTCCAGTGGACAAAGTTATACCTAGGTTGATGTTTCTAAAACTTAATTTTGGGCCTACTGAAATCGACTtcattacataggtatatagtGTCGTAGTTCCACGTACCCAGTTCTTTGAATACtttggtacttacttaaaatcaATCGGGGATTAACCTAGTGACGTTGCGTGGCCATATTTGTTGCTTTGACAAtcatattttgtaaacagagAGGCTTCTTGGAAAGGACATCGGTATGTATCTGTATGTACAATgccttttaataatataaaacgatgcctgttaatattacttaaattgttttttaaataggtatttgtCTCTATTTACTTATAGGTAGGAAGGTgtagtacctaactataagTAAATAGAGAGATTACCTATTACGTAACATATCCGTAACTATGTATAATGTCAACACTCAAAAGATTAGATTTATCCGGCATTCTGTTTGTTATGTAAAGTAGTGTTTAAGTAATGcattaattattcattattacTAAAATACTGTTTATGGTATTACCTACAGATGTAAGTTGATAGAGGctttgaattaaaaaaagcTTCGACAACTTCCTACCGGTTAATTGAAAAAAGCTCTCGCcaagcttttattttaaattacttacttactgttaaattaaaaacttgtAACTATCttgattattataaatgtgttttttatgGGGGTGTGTGTGTTCATGCTTTGGTAGGGAAAATGACACTTTTGTAGAATCAAAAACTGTTTGTAACAAATCTATAgaactttaattaaaaatagtgACTAGAATTCTACAAAGAGTATTGATATTTATGACCGTCCTCCGGTTTTTTTTCTAAAGCCGCTTTATATTCCTTGAAACTGTCTACACTGCTCTGTCTTCTAAGGGATTTTGAATCAGGTTTACTTTTCATCATTGGCAATCCGGTGGAGTCGCTTTTGTCATCAACTTTTTTGATTACAGACTTTTTAGTGTGTAAAGTTTCATCATCACTTTCAGTTACACTTATAGTTATAACAGGTATGACTGAGCCCGTTGAGTGTTGTTGAGATTGCGTACTTGTTTCAGAAGCCTGTTTTTGGCTCGGTTTCCTTTTTTCGTTATCCTCATTTTTAACCATCTCTACTTCTTTGCCATCTTCCACTGGATGTGTTATTTTTCTTTCCACTGCTTTCTTGTCAGTTTTTTCTTCATCATTGCTAGTTTGAATCCGTAATTTATTCTTCTTATTTGTTTCATCTTTAATTTTGAACAATGCTTCTCTGATGAGGTCACTTTTCTTTCGTATGCCAGCGGTAGCTGAGACAGTGATATCTTTGAATTTTAACACATCTTTTGGTAGCGTTTCGTGGAAGTCAGTGTCCGTGTCATCATTGTTTGGGGATTGGGAATCATCGTTTTCAATTTCTGGAACAGCTTCCACGTCCGATTTACGATCCAGAGCAATGTTCACAATCTTTGCAAAAATACCACCTGTGGAAATACCAACTTGTTAATCAATATGTTTTTGATCAGCCaaacacataaatattttctattaaaaacaAAGGGAATTTACTAACCTCTCTTAAGTTTTGAAGCTCTTTTGATTTCTTGAGCTTCTTCACCAGGAGTTTTTTCATCCGATTCAATTGATTTACTTAAGGGTAGAGTCGGGAGTGCTTTCTTCCACCGAGCAAAGGGGGTGTTATCCATTGCTGATGAACCGACCCGACGCCTAGTATCAGCCAGCTGGAACATTTTCCTTCTCTCCTCTGTCCTCTCTCTGCGTAGTTGtatctgtaaatatttttaaaaatacgtgAATCTATTTAAAACGTTGAGTACAGATAAACTATGGTatgagtataaaataattggCACTGACCTTTAAATCATTGTTGGCCTCCCTCAAGGAATTAGTCAATGATGTCAAGTAGTAAATGATAAGTACAAGTAAGACTAGCAGTGGTATGACAATAGCCGGCGATGATATGCATTCTAGAGTAAAGTTTAATCTTTCAGGTAATATCTTGTAAATGTTATTAGTTAAAATATGATAGATTTTGTCATATTCAGAGAAAGGTCCACAATGCCATGACGGTTTTACCCAAACTATGGAATAGCCGACAGGGAGAACACACAGAAACAGCATCGTCAACAAAAGAGCCAAATAGAAGTTATTGCTCTTGGAGACTCGGAAGACCACCTCGTGGGGAACATTGCAGGTCATCACAGCCCAGGAGCGAAGGTACATCATGATGACTAATTTAAAGACATTAAGGACCACAAGTCCTGGAGAAAAGAACATTCCCATCCAAACCATGCCTTGGTTATTAATTAGATGAAGGATATTTTCAGCAATCTTGAAATCTCCATATTCTGGAAACTTCTTTTCTAGATCCCAACACCAGCATCTGTTCATGTAGCGTACGAAAAGAGCTCTAAAAAAGTCCATAAAAAGGGTGCCGAGTAAGACAAATACctgaaagaaaagaaaaagctCATTGATGTAAATTTTGAATAGGTACtctattttaattaggtatgtatttaatattcttaCCAAATCCATCATTGTTAGCTTTACTAACTCTTGCCCAAACATAGTTTCCCAGCACAACTTTAACAGCTTTTTCTTAGTATGTCGTGTCAAATTATACATTTTCCTGTTATGTTGATCAATGTATGCCACATCTACTGATATATTATGAGTTAGATTTCTTTTCAACTCTTCCACGTCAAATTCTTCCAATTTACACTGCAttttgtaacattttctttcaaTTACAGTGCAATTTAGTATGGTAAAAACTTGAGTAATGTTATCTCTGCCACAGTGAATTGTACAATTAAAAGATATAATAGGACATGATGTCGTAAATCCTATTGAGCTAATTGTGCTACTCAAGTCATTTATGTTAAAGAAATTAGATGTATTTGCCCATGTATTGAAGGTTGTTTGTTCGACTGTTGTAGATGTATGGGTAGATTGTAGTGGGTTTTCAGTAGAAGGTATGGTATTTTCTTCCATTGTATAAGAAAATGTAGGAACTTTTTGAACTGCTTCAGTACTAATGGTTTCTTCAGAAGTCGTGCGGGCACTGTCAGTTTCAGATAAAGTTAAATCAACTGTCGTTTCTTCAGTTGTGCTGTAAATATCATCATACGGTTGGGTTGTACTTTCTATTAAACTATCTGTGTTCTTTTCATAAGTACTCTGTTCAATAGGAGAAGTTTCTGTATAATAGTTCGTTACGGTGTTTGTGTTGAAATCCTCACTAGATATAGTTTGCGATGTTTCGTAATAATCGGATAGTGTTAGAGCAGTATCGAATGtgtaatcatcatcatattcTGCACTTGATTCATTAAAAACTACTGTACCGTTCTTTGTAACTATTTCTCTCAATCTTTTTAGTTCATCTTGTAGTACTGGGTCAATGAAACTAGCTGTTGTCGATTCATCTTCTTTTGTATTAACAACCAGGTTCTCGATAGGATAgtatttattactattattcAAAGGTTTTATTGGTATCACATCAATATGCAAATTTATTGTCTTGTTTTCCGCTTgtttcataattaaatttgcCATTTCCAGATTGTTAACTTCAGGGTAGCTCTGG contains the following coding sequences:
- the LOC105384891 gene encoding transmembrane channel-like protein, which codes for MSSAAPPPPATDSPNEVKFSPTAGDGSEDEDYSASLSAVLRQRRASVRRSRKGRARRPSSPFMADEPRGRRRSSAFTSSSGDTAISMEEGPPGAVTQEQIFQNIHLHKEVLVSVKQQPLGMRRKLKIVHQAKGYIKRHEGQLQERLAQSKCTRDIYARFNILINTKWQQLKREAANTSNVLIPWELRIKEIESHFGSVVASYFTFLRWLFWVNLVIGFILMVFVIVPEYVTAKPHQDGERKIIMEEERGNATNLLTLWEFEGVLKCSPIFYGYYTNVERAEYRMPLAYFLTGLVVYIYSFVATLRKMAENSRMSKLSEKEDECIFSWKLFTGWDFMIGNAETAHNRIASVILSFKEALLEEAEKKKDLRNWRIISLRAFVNICVVILLAISAWAVVNVVSRSDDNPKVRSWWRENETTIVVTVISITFPQFFELLGFLEHYHPRKQLRLQLARIMLLNLLNLYSLIFALFSKIDGMSEALDSLKPTLNMNASKLPVNFTETLTINITTTCTEIMVPCPPHHIIFTVPTESIEEITTLVMTSPYNIVKQTHNYQSYPEVNNLEMANLIMKQAENKTINLHIDVIPIKPLNNSNKYYPIENLVVNTKEDESTTASFIDPVLQDELKRLREIVTKNGTVVFNESSAEYDDDYTFDTALTLSDYYETSQTISSEDFNTNTVTNYYTETSPIEQSTYEKNTDSLIESTTQPYDDIYSTTEETTVDLTLSETDSARTTSEETISTEAVQKVPTFSYTMEENTIPSTENPLQSTHTSTTVEQTTFNTWANTSNFFNINDLSSTISSIGFTTSCPIISFNCTIHCGRDNITQVFTILNCTVIERKCYKMQCKLEEFDVEELKRNLTHNISVDVAYIDQHNRKMYNLTRHTKKKLLKLCWETMFGQELVKLTMMDLVFVLLGTLFMDFFRALFVRYMNRCWCWDLEKKFPEYGDFKIAENILHLINNQGMVWMGMFFSPGLVVLNVFKLVIMMYLRSWAVMTCNVPHEVVFRVSKSNNFYLALLLTMLFLCVLPVGYSIVWVKPSWHCGPFSEYDKIYHILTNNIYKILPERLNFTLECISSPAIVIPLLVLLVLIIYYLTSLTNSLREANNDLKIQLRRERTEERRKMFQLADTRRRVGSSAMDNTPFARWKKALPTLPLSKSIESDEKTPGEEAQEIKRASKLKRGGIFAKIVNIALDRKSDVEAVPEIENDDSQSPNNDDTDTDFHETLPKDVLKFKDITVSATAGIRKKSDLIREALFKIKDETNKKNKLRIQTSNDEEKTDKKAVERKITHPVEDGKEVEMVKNEDNEKRKPSQKQASETSTQSQQHSTGSVIPVITISVTESDDETLHTKKSVIKKVDDKSDSTGLPMMKSKPDSKSLRRQSSVDSFKEYKAALEKKPEDGHKYQYSL